From Coccinella septempunctata chromosome 4, icCocSept1.1, whole genome shotgun sequence, a single genomic window includes:
- the LOC123310996 gene encoding nucleolar protein dao-5 isoform X2, which produces MAAVNVNSLVSALIYNFLSVKDKNLAEQYQKKFKSEKLIKNAPSIIDIVNSYLKSGAQAKNLKIESEESDESSSEEEASKAAVQNGVKAVKAVTKKTESSSEDSSSEDEAPKAAPKSAEQVKKSESIKAPAKQVVKKAESSSEDSSDDDEPAKTKVVPKTTPAPKTQQKKQESSSDDSSDDEEPPKKNVGATKSAPVQKIPQKKEESSSEESSEEDEPPKKILTNPKPVVAPNKLQKKDESSSEESSDEDEPPKKNVTVSKLAPAPKTQQKKEESSSDDSSEEETPKKVQAPAKPAIVAKAQQKKESSSEESSDEEPPKKTVAVSKPALAPKVQQIKKESSSEESSEDEPPKKSVPILKPTAASKPQPKKQESSSDDDSSEDEAPKKVTNVAKSTPVPQKKKESSSEESSDEAEPPKKIVAVAKTAPAPKPQQKKESSSEDSSEEETPKNTVPAIKSKAVPKAQQKKQESSSEDDSSDEDEAPKKAAPVKPIPKKESSSEESSEEETAPKKAQTTSVKASAAVKRKAESSSDDSSDEDEPPAKKVATDKKPVAVKKESSSEDSSDDETPASKVNVAKIQNGTTNGVNVKPGGNDESEMTANKGNNAHNNSFGKKQFNRNNAPFRRVREEEVEVDEKFKDNSFMAQKNAKGAWGERAYHKLKNTRGKSFRREKNKLKKGSYRGGTIDINAVNSIKFE; this is translated from the exons ATGGCGGCAGTAAACGTGAACTCACTGGTATCTGCTTtgatatataattttttgtcCGTCAAAGATAAAAACCTAGCAGAGCAATatcaaaaaaagttcaaaagt GAAAAACTTATTAAGAATGCCCCTTCAATCATAGATATAGTGAACTCCTACTTGAAAAGTGGTGCTCAAGCTAAGAATTTAAAGATAGAATCTGAAGAAAGCGACGAAAGTAGTAGTGAAGAAGAGGCCTCTAAAGCTGCAGTTCAAAATGGCGTGAAAGCCGTGAAAGCAGTAACAAAAAAAACTGAGAGTAGCAGTGAAGATAGTTCATCAGAAGATGAAGCACCTAAAGCTGCTCCTAAGTCTGCCGAACAGGTCAAAAAGTCTGAATCAATAAAAG CTCCTGCAAAACAGGTTGTAAAGAAAGCAGAATCAAGCTCAGAAGATTCTTCAGATGACGATGAACCTGCAAAAACAAAGGTTGTTCCTAAAACCACCCCAGCCCCTAAAACACAACAGAAAAAGCAAGAAAGTAGCTCAGATGATTCTTCTGATGATGAGGAACCTCCTAAAAAAAATGTTGGTGCCACAAAATCCGCACCTGTACAAAAAATACctcaaaaaaaagaagaaagtaGTTCAGAAGAATCATCTGAGGAAGATGAACCTCCAAAGAAAATTTTAACTAATCCTAAACCTGTAGTTGCACCAAATAAACTGCAAAAGAAAGACGAAAGTAGCTCTGAGGAATCTTCAGATGAAGATGAACCTCCTAAGAAGAATGTTACTGTTTCCAAGCTCGCACCTGCACCAAAGACTCAACAGAAAAAAGAAGAGAGTAGCTCAGATGATTCTTCAGAAGAAGAAACACCTAAAAAAGTTCAAGCTCCTGCTAAACCTGCAATTGTTGCAAAAGCCCAACAGAAAAAAGAAAGTAGTTCAGAGGAATCTTCTGATGAAGAACCCCCAAAGAAAACCGTTGCTGTCAGTAAACCTGCTCTTGCACCAAAAGTTCAGCAGATAAAGAAAGAAAGCAGCTCAGAAGAATCATCTGAAGATGAACCACCAAAGAAAAGTGTACCCATTCTGAAACCTACAGCTGCATCAAAACCTCAACCAAAGAAGCAAGAGAGCAGTTCAGATGATGATTCCTCCGAAGATGAAGCTCCCAAAAAAGTTACAAATGTTGCAAAATCTACACCTGTTCcacaaaagaaaaaagaaagtaGCTCTGAAGAATCTTCAGATGAAGCTGAACCTCCCAAGAAAATTGTAGCTGTTGCTAAGACAGCTCCTGCTCCTAAACCTCAACAGAAGAAAGAAAGCAGTTCGGAGGATTCCTCTGAAGAGGAAACACCTAAGAATACTGTTCCTGCTATTAAATCTAAAGCTGTTCCGAAAGCTCAACAAAAGAAACAGGAAAGTAGCTCAGAGGATGATTCTTCAGATGAAGATGAAGCACCGAAGAAAGCAGCTCCGGTAAAACCCATCCCGAAGAAGGAGAGTTCTTCTGAAGAATCCTCTGAAGAAGAAACTGCCCCTAAGAAGGCGCAAACAACTTCAGTAAAAGCTTCTGCCGCAGTTAAGAGGAAAGCAGAGAGTAGTTCGGACGATTCTTCTGATGAAGATGAACCACCAGCCAAAAAAGTAGCTACTGACAAAAAACCAGTGG CTGTTAAAAAAGAGAGTAGTTCCGAAGACTCTTCAGATGATGAAACACCTGCCAGCAAAGTTAATGTGGCTAAGATCCAAAATGGTACCACAAATGGAGTGAATGTAAAGCCAGGGGGTAATGATGAGAGTGAAATGACAGCTAATAAAGGAAATAATGCTCATAACAATAGTTTTGGCAAGAAACAGTTCAATAGG AACAATGCGCCCTTCCGACGCGTTAGAGAGGAAGAAGTAGAAGTAGATGAAAAGTTCAAGGACAACTCTTTTATGGCACAG AAAAATGCAAAAGGAGCTTGGGGTGAAAGAGCTTACCACAAATTGAAAAATACGCGGGGCAAATCATTCAGACgtgagaaaaataaattgaagaaagGATCTTATCGTGGTGGAACTATCGATATCAATGCAGTAAACTCAATCAAgtttgaatga
- the LOC123310996 gene encoding nucleolar protein dao-5 isoform X1 — protein MAAVNVNSLVSALIYNFLSVKDKNLAEQYQKKFKSEKLIKNAPSIIDIVNSYLKSGAQAKNLKIESEESDESSSEEEASKAAVQNGVKAVKAVTKKTESSSEDSSSEDEAPKAAPKSAEQVKKSESIKAPAKQVVKKAESSSEDSSDDDEPAKTKVVPKTTPAPKTQQKKQESSSDDSSDDEEPPKKNVGATKSAPVQKIPQKKEESSSEESSEEDEPPKKILTNPKPVVAPNKLQKKDESSSEESSDEDEPPKKNVTVSKLAPAPKTQQKKEESSSDDSSEEETPKKVQAPAKPAIVAKAQQKKESSSEESSDEEPPKKTVAVSKPALAPKVQQIKKESSSEESSEDEPPKKSVPILKPTAASKPQPKKQESSSDDDSSEDEAPKKVTNVAKSTPVPQKKKESSSEESSDEAEPPKKIVAVAKTAPAPKPQQKKESSSEDSSEEETPKNTVPAIKSKAVPKAQQKKQESSSEDDSSDEDEAPKKAAPVKPIPKKESSSEESSEEETAPKKAQTTSVKASAAVKRKAESSSDDSSDEDEPPAKKVATDKKPVAVKKESSSEDSSDDETPASKVNVAKIQNGTTNGVNVKPGGNDESEMTANKGNNAHNNSFGKKQFNRDGEQNDNNDRKSWGGRGGRGGGRGGGRGRGGGRGGFNRSFDDNQENGGGFRKSFGGGERGRGGRGGGRGGRGGFNRNNEGGGFRKSFGGNDRGGRGGGRGGFRKSFDNAGGGFDKPQNKKIKFDD, from the exons ATGGCGGCAGTAAACGTGAACTCACTGGTATCTGCTTtgatatataattttttgtcCGTCAAAGATAAAAACCTAGCAGAGCAATatcaaaaaaagttcaaaagt GAAAAACTTATTAAGAATGCCCCTTCAATCATAGATATAGTGAACTCCTACTTGAAAAGTGGTGCTCAAGCTAAGAATTTAAAGATAGAATCTGAAGAAAGCGACGAAAGTAGTAGTGAAGAAGAGGCCTCTAAAGCTGCAGTTCAAAATGGCGTGAAAGCCGTGAAAGCAGTAACAAAAAAAACTGAGAGTAGCAGTGAAGATAGTTCATCAGAAGATGAAGCACCTAAAGCTGCTCCTAAGTCTGCCGAACAGGTCAAAAAGTCTGAATCAATAAAAG CTCCTGCAAAACAGGTTGTAAAGAAAGCAGAATCAAGCTCAGAAGATTCTTCAGATGACGATGAACCTGCAAAAACAAAGGTTGTTCCTAAAACCACCCCAGCCCCTAAAACACAACAGAAAAAGCAAGAAAGTAGCTCAGATGATTCTTCTGATGATGAGGAACCTCCTAAAAAAAATGTTGGTGCCACAAAATCCGCACCTGTACAAAAAATACctcaaaaaaaagaagaaagtaGTTCAGAAGAATCATCTGAGGAAGATGAACCTCCAAAGAAAATTTTAACTAATCCTAAACCTGTAGTTGCACCAAATAAACTGCAAAAGAAAGACGAAAGTAGCTCTGAGGAATCTTCAGATGAAGATGAACCTCCTAAGAAGAATGTTACTGTTTCCAAGCTCGCACCTGCACCAAAGACTCAACAGAAAAAAGAAGAGAGTAGCTCAGATGATTCTTCAGAAGAAGAAACACCTAAAAAAGTTCAAGCTCCTGCTAAACCTGCAATTGTTGCAAAAGCCCAACAGAAAAAAGAAAGTAGTTCAGAGGAATCTTCTGATGAAGAACCCCCAAAGAAAACCGTTGCTGTCAGTAAACCTGCTCTTGCACCAAAAGTTCAGCAGATAAAGAAAGAAAGCAGCTCAGAAGAATCATCTGAAGATGAACCACCAAAGAAAAGTGTACCCATTCTGAAACCTACAGCTGCATCAAAACCTCAACCAAAGAAGCAAGAGAGCAGTTCAGATGATGATTCCTCCGAAGATGAAGCTCCCAAAAAAGTTACAAATGTTGCAAAATCTACACCTGTTCcacaaaagaaaaaagaaagtaGCTCTGAAGAATCTTCAGATGAAGCTGAACCTCCCAAGAAAATTGTAGCTGTTGCTAAGACAGCTCCTGCTCCTAAACCTCAACAGAAGAAAGAAAGCAGTTCGGAGGATTCCTCTGAAGAGGAAACACCTAAGAATACTGTTCCTGCTATTAAATCTAAAGCTGTTCCGAAAGCTCAACAAAAGAAACAGGAAAGTAGCTCAGAGGATGATTCTTCAGATGAAGATGAAGCACCGAAGAAAGCAGCTCCGGTAAAACCCATCCCGAAGAAGGAGAGTTCTTCTGAAGAATCCTCTGAAGAAGAAACTGCCCCTAAGAAGGCGCAAACAACTTCAGTAAAAGCTTCTGCCGCAGTTAAGAGGAAAGCAGAGAGTAGTTCGGACGATTCTTCTGATGAAGATGAACCACCAGCCAAAAAAGTAGCTACTGACAAAAAACCAGTGG CTGTTAAAAAAGAGAGTAGTTCCGAAGACTCTTCAGATGATGAAACACCTGCCAGCAAAGTTAATGTGGCTAAGATCCAAAATGGTACCACAAATGGAGTGAATGTAAAGCCAGGGGGTAATGATGAGAGTGAAATGACAGCTAATAAAGGAAATAATGCTCATAACAATAGTTTTGGCAAGAAACAGTTCAATAGG GACGGAGAACAAAACGATAATAACGATCGTAAATCTTGGGGTGGGCGCGGTGGTCGTGGAGGCGGACGCGGAGGTGGTCGCGGGCGCGGGGGTGGCCGTGGCGGATTCAATAGAAGCTTCGATGACAACCAAGAAAATGGCGGTGGATTCCGTAAATCATTTGGTGGTGGAGAGCGTGGAAGAGGAGGTAGAGGAGGCGGTCGAGGAGGCCGTGGTGGTTTCAATAGGAATAATGAAGGCGGTggattcagaaaatcatttgggggtaacgacaggggtggtcgtgGGGGGGGTAGAGGTGGTTTCAGGAAATCCTTTGATAATGCAGGAGGGGGATTCGATAAACCACAGAATAAGAAAATAAAGTTCGATGATTAA